The Pelagibaculum spongiae genome has a segment encoding these proteins:
- a CDS encoding helix-turn-helix transcriptional regulator, which produces MPCLDKHHYQLQLIEMLLKWQGQLNSSDLTEKLSISRQSASALIKQYKSRYPQNMFYDNQRKTYLACDQFKEHLSCSNLSDYCHQFMPEQVVDRQPSSNDFGHSVVLHGLQRNVQPHNIRPILQAIRQQQRIDIQYASLSNPQFNERIISPHSLIFDGQRWHVRAWCEKRKAFRDFVLSRIQQIHYLEGPSQHGSAEDKQWNQLLELEIIPDQRLDPQRQAIIALDYAMQKDASGQHHKVIHIRAALLIYHINQMRLKGLHDHPQIQQITLSSECRQRLQPWWPN; this is translated from the coding sequence CTAATTGAAATGCTTTTAAAGTGGCAAGGGCAATTGAACAGTAGTGATTTGACTGAAAAGTTATCAATATCCCGCCAAAGTGCTTCAGCGCTAATCAAGCAGTACAAAAGTCGTTACCCGCAGAATATGTTTTACGACAATCAACGAAAAACTTATCTCGCCTGCGATCAGTTTAAAGAACACCTAAGCTGTTCAAATTTATCTGATTATTGTCATCAGTTTATGCCAGAGCAGGTAGTCGATAGGCAGCCGAGTTCTAATGATTTTGGCCATAGCGTGGTACTACACGGCTTGCAAAGGAATGTTCAACCACACAACATTCGGCCTATTCTACAAGCGATTCGCCAGCAACAGCGCATCGATATTCAATATGCATCTCTAAGCAACCCGCAGTTCAATGAACGTATTATCAGCCCTCACAGCTTGATTTTTGATGGCCAGCGTTGGCATGTTCGTGCGTGGTGTGAAAAGAGAAAAGCCTTCCGCGACTTTGTTTTATCGCGAATTCAGCAGATTCACTATTTAGAAGGCCCCAGCCAACATGGCTCAGCTGAAGATAAACAATGGAACCAACTATTAGAACTGGAAATTATTCCCGACCAAAGATTAGACCCACAGCGCCAAGCCATTATTGCGCTTGACTATGCCATGCAAAAAGATGCCAGTGGCCAGCACCATAAAGTGATCCACATTCGAGCAGCGCTACTTATTTACCACATCAACCAAATGCGACTTAAAGGGTTGCATGATCACCCGCAAATACAACAAATCACCCTATCTTCAGAATGCCGTCAACGGCTGCAACCTTGGTGGCCAAATTAA
- the cas6f gene encoding type I-F CRISPR-associated endoribonuclease Cas6/Csy4, with protein sequence MKVYIDLTLLPSDDIGQNFLWQKMFQQIHLALAELNNAKGVQPVALAFPGYRVHGLGNKLRLMAIDSADLHALDLSQWLDRLMDYVHISSVRDVPEKVEKYVCYSRQRSKTGVERLARRYAKRHNIELEQAMAHYQDFQPKYLKAPFIQMQSLSGDQQFRLFIERTWCAEASAEATADFGSYGLGKNTALPHF encoded by the coding sequence ATGAAAGTCTATATTGATCTGACTTTGCTACCCAGCGATGACATTGGCCAAAATTTTCTGTGGCAGAAAATGTTCCAGCAGATTCATTTGGCACTTGCTGAGTTAAATAATGCCAAGGGCGTGCAACCAGTTGCTTTAGCATTTCCTGGTTATCGTGTACATGGACTGGGTAATAAGCTGCGGCTGATGGCGATAGATTCTGCAGACTTACATGCGCTTGATTTGTCGCAGTGGCTAGATCGCTTAATGGATTATGTGCATATTTCATCGGTGCGCGATGTGCCAGAAAAAGTAGAAAAGTATGTTTGCTACTCCCGTCAACGTAGTAAAACGGGTGTTGAACGATTAGCCCGGCGCTATGCCAAGCGGCACAACATCGAGCTTGAACAAGCCATGGCACATTATCAGGACTTTCAACCGAAATATCTGAAAGCGCCATTTATTCAAATGCAAAGTCTTAGTGGTGATCAGCAGTTTCGCTTGTTTATTGAGCGAACCTGGTGCGCAGAAGCATCTGCTGAAGCGACAGCAGATTTTGGTAGCTATGGATTAGGCAAGAACACCGCCTTACCCCATTTTTAA
- the cas1f gene encoding type I-F CRISPR-associated endonuclease Cas1f: MKEVRKEAMEALTDLKAILHSKRANIYYLDKCRVMQKDGRVLYLTEAEKQNQYWNIPIANTTCILLGTGTSITQAAVRMLASAGVLIGFCGGGGTPLLAANEVEWLSPQSEYRPTEFLQGWVGFWFDEAKRLHTAKQFQIARLQYMKKVWGKDRDLQQAGFHLDDPQMESLLNHYPKAVAQAANVGHLLQHEARVTKQLYKIAATCTKYGEFVRTRDGEDNANAFLNHGNYLAYGLAATTLWVLGIPHGFAVVHGKTRRGALVFDVADLIKDTLILPWAFICAKDGATEQQFRQQCLQAFTDHKALDFMFAEVQRAALNQSWDELDDCAEITQP; encoded by the coding sequence ATGAAAGAAGTAAGGAAAGAAGCAATGGAAGCACTCACTGACCTTAAAGCAATTCTTCACTCGAAGCGCGCCAATATCTATTACCTGGATAAATGCCGGGTGATGCAAAAAGATGGCCGAGTGCTCTATCTCACAGAGGCTGAAAAACAGAATCAGTATTGGAATATCCCAATTGCCAATACCACGTGCATCTTATTGGGAACCGGAACCTCAATTACCCAGGCCGCAGTGCGAATGCTGGCTTCAGCGGGTGTGCTGATCGGGTTTTGCGGTGGTGGCGGTACACCGCTACTGGCGGCTAATGAAGTCGAGTGGTTATCACCGCAAAGTGAGTACCGACCGACTGAGTTTTTGCAAGGTTGGGTAGGCTTCTGGTTTGATGAAGCTAAGCGCTTACACACTGCCAAACAGTTTCAAATAGCGCGTTTGCAGTATATGAAAAAAGTTTGGGGTAAAGACCGTGATTTACAACAAGCCGGTTTTCATCTGGATGACCCGCAAATGGAGTCTCTGTTAAACCATTACCCAAAAGCAGTCGCACAAGCAGCAAATGTAGGGCACTTGCTACAACATGAAGCCCGAGTTACCAAGCAGCTATATAAAATTGCCGCTACCTGCACCAAATATGGCGAATTTGTCCGAACCCGAGATGGTGAAGACAACGCCAATGCTTTTTTAAACCACGGTAACTACCTGGCTTATGGTTTGGCAGCAACCACATTGTGGGTGCTCGGTATTCCCCATGGTTTTGCAGTGGTTCACGGCAAAACCAGAAGAGGGGCTTTGGTGTTTGATGTCGCAGATTTGATCAAAGACACCTTAATACTGCCCTGGGCGTTTATTTGCGCTAAGGATGGTGCGACTGAGCAACAATTCCGTCAGCAATGTTTGCAAGCATTCACTGACCATAAAGCCCTGGATTTTATGTTTGCTGAAGTTCAGCGGGCAGCGTTAAACCAGAGCTGGGATGAGTTAGATGATTGTGCTGAGATAACCCAGCCATGA
- the cas3f gene encoding type I-F CRISPR-associated helicase Cas3f has product MMVTFVSQCQKNALKKTRRVLDAFADRIGDNTWQTVITEEGLQAVRKLLRKTASKNTAVSCHRYRSRSSTELMWVVGRKDAFNLQGRVPVNTTQVNRTLRDDAEDWIYLPLIQALTALAALLHDWGKANQQFQSKLKADSGKPQGDALRHEFISCLLFRILIEQTDASSDQSWLELFANGQLLQLNRVETNTTLEKPLKDLPLMAQVISWLVLSHHRLPYQDTTAAISPTFSDLLDQMDKNWGYFNPKASQTLQACLGFEFGVLSEAKLWLKQVKRWASKLITLQAQLEQVADDGSIRLLLHHCRLSLMLADHCYSSQQVSGKWHGEKNLVANTRSYQADNKKGFYKTSEPNQYLDQHLLGVCDASKSNTRLLPMIENRSLKSSDTAKLKKRSPQDFQWQDKAVQQIKAWQKSEADYQKQGFFAVNMASTGCGKTFANAKVMRVLSNDGDSLRYILALGLRTLTLQTGDEYRQKIFSKTDGADLAVLIGSKAVKELHQSAKAESLDDVFQQTGSESAQPMLASQDQVIYDGEIPEDGLQTVLKNEKDQAFFHAPVLACTIDHLMSAVTSSRGGRYILPSLRLLSSDLVIDEIDDFTGEDSIAIGWLIHLAGMLGRKVMISSATIPPAMAEGYFKAYQAGWQMFAKMRNRSSKVGCAWIDEFKTSVESVYQPDNTELLKQYQAHHQTFINARVTKLATEIAKRKAIIIKAEKLLNLQQPEKLEGYQQTILDAAINLHQQHSWKDPASESDRSFGLNISFGVVRCANISFALSLTRFLLDCQIDSDYCLRVMPYHSQQVLLLRNAQEQHLDQVLKRKEKAGEQPQALDNSVIQQHIVTAKKQSAKQLVFILVATPVEEVGRDHDFDWAVIEPSSYRSLVQMAGRVRRHRKTATEKPNIGILQYNWKALEDGDKAKACYFKKPGYETGKTIKIGRREKPLRCNSHNLEKLLDESVIAERFDATTRIDSTDKSSGLAQLEHASIQNDLTSNHDSKPDTLDGYLTQYWFLSSICQQKIRFRRSEPGIQLYLAMSEDEEIFFIEKDDAGKPVRTEDGELSNVEKSQNIERYSLGLQQTQRLWLSRDYLLLIEQQAEKQSISRYYASVRYGELTMRDSKSQWLYNDQLGLFKDI; this is encoded by the coding sequence ATGATGGTGACCTTTGTATCTCAATGCCAAAAGAATGCGCTGAAGAAAACTCGCCGAGTACTCGATGCCTTTGCCGATCGAATTGGTGATAACACCTGGCAAACCGTAATTACCGAAGAAGGCTTGCAAGCGGTGCGTAAACTGCTGAGAAAAACCGCTAGTAAAAATACCGCAGTGAGTTGTCATCGTTATCGGTCACGTTCTTCAACAGAGCTTATGTGGGTGGTGGGGCGAAAAGATGCTTTTAATCTGCAAGGTCGAGTGCCAGTGAATACCACTCAGGTGAATCGAACACTACGAGATGACGCTGAAGACTGGATCTATTTACCACTAATTCAAGCTTTGACCGCGCTAGCGGCATTACTCCATGATTGGGGTAAAGCGAATCAGCAATTTCAGAGCAAGTTAAAAGCGGACTCAGGAAAGCCACAAGGCGATGCATTACGCCATGAATTTATCTCCTGTTTATTATTCAGAATTTTAATTGAGCAAACAGATGCTTCCAGTGATCAATCATGGTTGGAGTTGTTTGCAAATGGTCAGCTACTGCAACTGAATAGGGTCGAGACGAATACAACATTAGAAAAGCCCTTAAAAGATTTGCCGTTGATGGCGCAAGTCATCAGCTGGTTGGTGTTGTCTCACCACCGCTTGCCTTATCAAGATACCACCGCCGCGATCTCGCCCACCTTTTCTGATTTGCTCGATCAGATGGATAAAAACTGGGGATATTTTAACCCCAAAGCCAGCCAGACCTTACAAGCCTGTCTGGGTTTTGAATTTGGCGTGTTAAGCGAAGCAAAACTGTGGTTAAAACAGGTAAAACGCTGGGCTAGCAAGTTAATAACGTTACAAGCACAGCTAGAACAAGTTGCTGACGATGGATCGATCCGATTATTGCTGCATCACTGTCGGTTAAGTTTGATGCTGGCAGATCATTGCTATTCATCACAGCAGGTTAGTGGGAAATGGCACGGTGAGAAAAATCTGGTAGCCAATACTCGCAGTTATCAGGCGGATAATAAAAAAGGTTTCTATAAAACCAGCGAACCCAATCAGTATCTTGATCAGCATTTGTTGGGCGTGTGCGACGCCAGTAAAAGCAATACCCGATTACTGCCAATGATTGAAAATCGATCATTAAAGAGCAGCGATACTGCCAAGTTAAAAAAACGCAGCCCGCAAGATTTTCAGTGGCAAGACAAAGCAGTGCAGCAGATAAAAGCCTGGCAGAAATCTGAAGCAGACTATCAAAAACAGGGTTTCTTCGCGGTTAATATGGCCAGCACTGGTTGTGGTAAAACTTTTGCCAATGCCAAGGTAATGCGAGTGCTATCTAATGATGGCGATAGTCTGCGTTATATTTTGGCGCTTGGGCTGCGAACCCTGACGTTGCAAACCGGCGATGAGTACCGACAAAAAATATTCAGTAAAACCGATGGTGCAGATTTAGCCGTGTTGATTGGTTCTAAAGCGGTTAAGGAACTGCACCAAAGCGCAAAAGCAGAAAGCTTAGATGATGTATTTCAACAAACGGGTTCTGAATCCGCGCAGCCAATGCTGGCTTCGCAAGACCAAGTGATTTACGACGGAGAAATTCCTGAAGACGGCTTGCAAACCGTTTTAAAAAATGAAAAAGACCAAGCGTTTTTCCACGCTCCGGTTTTAGCATGCACCATTGACCATTTAATGTCTGCGGTCACTTCAAGCCGTGGTGGACGATATATTTTACCCAGCTTGCGTTTATTGTCGTCTGATCTGGTCATAGATGAGATTGATGATTTTACCGGTGAAGATTCAATTGCCATTGGTTGGCTGATTCATTTGGCGGGTATGTTAGGCCGCAAGGTAATGATTTCATCAGCAACCATTCCACCGGCAATGGCCGAGGGTTATTTCAAAGCCTATCAGGCAGGCTGGCAGATGTTCGCAAAAATGCGCAACAGAAGCAGTAAAGTGGGTTGCGCCTGGATTGATGAATTTAAAACCTCCGTCGAAAGCGTTTATCAACCAGATAATACTGAACTGTTAAAACAGTATCAGGCACATCATCAAACATTTATTAATGCCCGTGTAACTAAATTGGCAACCGAAATTGCCAAGCGAAAAGCCATCATTATTAAGGCTGAAAAACTGTTAAATTTGCAGCAACCAGAAAAGCTGGAAGGCTACCAGCAAACTATTTTAGATGCTGCGATTAACCTGCATCAGCAGCATAGCTGGAAAGACCCCGCATCAGAGTCTGATCGTTCTTTTGGCCTGAATATTTCATTCGGTGTTGTGCGCTGTGCCAATATTTCTTTTGCATTATCGTTAACTCGTTTTTTACTTGATTGCCAAATTGATTCAGATTACTGCTTGCGTGTAATGCCCTATCACAGTCAGCAAGTGTTGTTGCTGCGCAATGCCCAAGAGCAACATTTAGATCAGGTATTAAAGCGCAAAGAAAAAGCAGGTGAGCAACCGCAAGCTTTAGATAATTCAGTAATTCAGCAGCATATTGTTACAGCTAAAAAGCAAAGTGCTAAACAACTGGTTTTTATATTGGTAGCAACGCCGGTAGAAGAAGTGGGTAGAGATCATGATTTTGACTGGGCAGTAATTGAACCATCTTCATATCGCTCACTGGTGCAAATGGCTGGCCGAGTACGTCGCCATCGCAAAACAGCCACCGAGAAACCGAATATTGGTATTTTGCAATACAACTGGAAAGCGTTGGAAGATGGAGATAAGGCCAAAGCGTGTTATTTCAAAAAGCCGGGTTATGAAACCGGCAAAACAATTAAAATTGGCCGACGAGAAAAGCCGTTAAGATGCAATTCTCACAACCTCGAAAAACTCCTTGATGAATCGGTAATTGCAGAACGGTTTGATGCAACTACCCGTATTGACAGCACAGATAAAAGCAGTGGGTTAGCTCAATTAGAGCATGCTTCGATTCAAAATGACTTAACTTCCAATCATGACAGCAAGCCTGACACATTAGATGGTTATCTGACCCAATACTGGTTTTTAAGCAGTATTTGCCAACAAAAAATCCGCTTTAGAAGAAGTGAGCCCGGCATTCAACTTTATTTGGCGATGTCTGAAGATGAAGAAATTTTCTTTATTGAAAAGGATGATGCTGGTAAGCCGGTTCGCACAGAAGATGGTGAGCTATCCAATGTTGAAAAGTCACAAAATATAGAAAGATATTCTCTTGGGTTACAACAAACTCAGCGATTGTGGTTGAGTCGAGATTATCTATTGCTCATTGAGCAGCAAGCTGAAAAACAAAGCATTAGTCGTTACTACGCCAGCGTGCGTTATGGCGAATTGACGATGAGAGATTCAAAAAGCCAATGGCTGTACAACGATCAGCTAGGGCTGTTTAAAGACATTTAA
- the csy3 gene encoding type I-F CRISPR-associated protein Csy3, which yields MAKKENIASVLAFEKKLVPSDGYMYGTCWDVRAEQTTPLKLQEKSVRGTISNRQKPAVQKDPAKLNAEVEKANLQTVDACSLAPEQDTLKLHFTLKVLGGICQPSACNNAAFKQSYAKAARTYIEKEAFGELARRYALNLANARYLWRNRVGAEKIEVVVNALNGEKKQWKFDATEFTTRHFDADDNQVNDLAAHMAKALASDDDFLMLDICCYAKVGKAQEVYPSEELVLDKGKGSKSKVLYSVENMAAMHSQKLGNALRTIDTWYPEFTDVEQSAGPIAIEPFGAVTNLGRAFRTPKEKQDFYSLFDNWARGEQLSRTEDEHYVMAVLVRGGVFGESDK from the coding sequence ATGGCTAAAAAAGAAAATATTGCATCGGTACTGGCGTTTGAGAAAAAACTAGTGCCTTCTGATGGTTACATGTACGGCACCTGCTGGGATGTACGTGCTGAACAAACTACACCATTAAAACTTCAGGAAAAATCAGTTCGCGGCACTATTTCCAATCGTCAAAAACCAGCTGTTCAAAAAGACCCGGCCAAATTAAATGCTGAAGTAGAAAAAGCGAATTTACAAACAGTTGATGCCTGCTCGCTGGCACCAGAGCAAGATACCCTCAAGCTGCACTTTACCTTAAAAGTGCTTGGTGGTATTTGTCAGCCATCAGCCTGTAATAACGCAGCATTTAAACAAAGTTATGCTAAAGCCGCGCGAACCTATATTGAAAAAGAAGCTTTTGGTGAGCTGGCGCGCCGCTATGCACTGAACTTGGCTAATGCGCGTTATTTATGGCGTAACCGGGTCGGTGCAGAAAAAATTGAAGTCGTGGTTAACGCATTAAACGGTGAGAAAAAGCAATGGAAATTCGATGCAACTGAATTTACTACGCGTCATTTTGATGCTGATGATAATCAAGTAAATGACTTGGCCGCGCATATGGCAAAAGCGCTTGCCAGTGATGATGATTTTTTGATGCTGGATATTTGCTGTTATGCCAAAGTGGGCAAAGCTCAGGAAGTTTATCCAAGTGAAGAGCTGGTGCTGGATAAAGGTAAAGGCAGCAAGAGTAAGGTTCTCTATTCAGTAGAAAATATGGCAGCGATGCACTCACAAAAGCTGGGTAATGCTTTGCGAACCATCGACACCTGGTATCCAGAATTTACCGATGTTGAACAAAGTGCCGGGCCGATTGCGATTGAGCCTTTTGGTGCGGTAACTAACCTGGGTAGAGCCTTTAGAACCCCAAAAGAAAAGCAAGACTTTTATAGCTTGTTTGATAACTGGGCGCGCGGTGAACAGTTGTCACGCACTGAGGACGAGCATTATGTAATGGCAGTTCTGGTTCGTGGTGGCGTGTTTGGCGAAAGCGATAAATAG
- the csy2 gene encoding type I-F CRISPR-associated protein Csy2, whose product MSSDYLVIPRIKVHNANALSSPFTVGFPAMTAWLGAVHALQRKLNQQSITAEFSAVGVVSHAFDLQTYQGAGDFVHSIIGTANPLDKNGNRPAFIEEARCHLTVSLVIEISAMTGEQQNQLIEGVQHLLNARMKIAGGDILQFQTPFIANDFTQFRNQLMPGYAIVERRDLMVEAMEQGEDALDALIGYLQVENHCQPAEVDDQNPPDEKAKVIWSRQRKENAKGWLVPIATGFHAISPLGQAKNQRDTDAPHRFAESLVTLGEFKMPYQLEQASDLLWYYETDLTNNVYLCQQAPEADGF is encoded by the coding sequence ATGAGTAGTGACTATCTGGTTATTCCCAGAATCAAGGTGCATAACGCCAATGCGTTATCCAGCCCTTTTACTGTTGGTTTTCCTGCGATGACGGCTTGGTTGGGTGCGGTGCATGCTTTGCAGCGAAAGCTCAATCAGCAATCGATTACAGCAGAATTTTCTGCGGTAGGTGTGGTGAGCCATGCGTTTGATTTGCAAACCTATCAGGGGGCGGGTGACTTTGTTCACTCGATTATTGGTACCGCTAACCCACTAGATAAAAATGGTAATCGCCCGGCATTTATTGAAGAGGCACGCTGCCATTTAACGGTTAGCTTGGTGATTGAAATATCGGCAATGACCGGTGAGCAACAAAACCAGCTTATAGAAGGTGTTCAGCATTTACTTAATGCGCGAATGAAAATTGCCGGTGGCGACATTTTACAATTTCAAACACCATTTATTGCCAATGATTTTACTCAGTTTAGAAATCAGTTAATGCCAGGTTATGCGATTGTTGAACGGCGAGACCTGATGGTTGAAGCGATGGAGCAGGGCGAAGATGCTTTGGATGCTTTGATTGGTTATCTCCAAGTTGAAAATCATTGCCAGCCAGCGGAGGTCGACGATCAAAACCCGCCAGATGAAAAAGCAAAAGTTATCTGGTCACGTCAGCGTAAAGAGAATGCTAAGGGATGGCTGGTTCCCATTGCCACAGGGTTTCATGCAATCAGCCCATTGGGGCAAGCCAAAAACCAGCGAGACACTGATGCACCACACCGATTTGCTGAAAGTCTGGTGACGCTAGGTGAATTTAAAATGCCCTATCAGCTAGAGCAGGCCAGTGATTTGCTCTGGTATTACGAAACAGATTTAACCAATAACGTTTATTTATGCCAACAAGCGCCAGAAGCTGACGGTTTTTAA
- a CDS encoding type I-F CRISPR-associated protein Csy1: protein MPDPAIKAFFEERKDAWLKKAIKSSVDDLQQQQKITEGEEKFSFEQWLPDAAKRSMQRAFSTHPSTFSHSATGISESNKKKYTYVTPIIYYSGLSNDGFLRSGNVESSLRLDSLGNAAALDIDSFLSLEMQDGQSLLQHIEQETELAQSLLNIKSKSYAELRDGFLAMTAAATEQVTSSKIKQVFFPIPDDTAAEGYHQLSILTNSGIVFEMRRRLDALRFGLEPEKMSDDDRKKYLTKDELKQARDKRRNKAFFEQSFSEIYGLTTIGYGGTKPQNISVLNNQNGGKAHLLLSVPPNLQQRDFNFPTRDFFQQAVSPYQAKEAFIALHKIFVTHSAESVIPLKNLRSRRDNRLQQITDVIIQAMWQARAVAGEQFSTATSQLPLWQKKWLGVEVSKPEETNDWMDNVLEQISRWIIQGYRKINKDHCTLGDAEIQFIHAFVEQYREALR from the coding sequence ATGCCAGATCCGGCAATTAAGGCGTTTTTTGAAGAACGTAAAGACGCCTGGTTAAAAAAAGCAATTAAATCATCTGTAGATGATTTACAGCAACAACAAAAAATTACGGAAGGGGAGGAAAAGTTTTCATTTGAACAATGGTTGCCTGATGCAGCAAAGCGTTCGATGCAAAGAGCTTTTTCTACGCATCCAAGTACTTTCAGTCATTCTGCAACAGGGATCAGCGAAAGTAACAAGAAAAAATACACGTATGTTACGCCGATAATTTATTACTCTGGATTGAGTAATGACGGTTTCTTACGCAGTGGGAATGTTGAATCATCATTGAGGTTAGATTCATTAGGTAATGCAGCTGCATTAGATATTGACTCGTTTCTTTCGTTAGAAATGCAAGATGGCCAGAGTTTATTGCAGCATATTGAACAAGAAACCGAACTGGCTCAGTCGCTGTTGAATATCAAAAGCAAATCTTATGCTGAGCTGCGAGATGGTTTTTTGGCAATGACGGCAGCTGCCACTGAACAGGTTACTAGCTCTAAAATCAAACAGGTTTTTTTCCCAATTCCTGATGACACGGCAGCCGAGGGTTATCACCAGCTGTCGATACTCACTAATTCGGGCATTGTATTTGAAATGCGTCGTCGGTTAGATGCATTGCGGTTCGGGCTCGAACCAGAAAAAATGTCGGATGATGACCGGAAAAAATATCTGACCAAAGATGAGCTAAAGCAGGCAAGAGACAAACGTCGTAACAAAGCGTTTTTCGAACAATCATTTTCTGAAATTTATGGTTTAACCACCATTGGCTATGGCGGCACTAAACCGCAAAATATCAGTGTGTTGAATAATCAAAATGGTGGCAAAGCACATTTGTTGTTGTCTGTTCCACCGAATCTGCAGCAGCGGGATTTTAATTTTCCGACCCGAGATTTTTTTCAGCAGGCAGTTTCACCTTATCAGGCAAAAGAGGCATTTATTGCCTTACATAAAATCTTTGTGACCCATTCGGCTGAATCGGTTATTCCACTGAAAAACCTGCGTTCAAGACGAGACAACCGACTGCAACAGATTACTGATGTGATTATTCAGGCAATGTGGCAAGCCAGAGCCGTGGCTGGTGAGCAGTTTTCTACAGCCACTTCGCAATTACCTTTGTGGCAAAAAAAATGGTTAGGCGTAGAAGTTTCAAAGCCAGAAGAAACAAATGATTGGATGGATAACGTACTGGAGCAAATCAGTCGCTGGATTATTCAGGGTTATCGAAAAATCAATAAAGATCACTGCACGCTAGGCGATGCAGAAATTCAATTCATTCATGCCTTTGTTGAACAATATCGGGAGGCATTGCGATGA